AAAAATCTGTCTCGAGGTCTTGTTAATACTTACGTGAACGATGTTTTTAATGCCGCTCCATAATTGTGTTTTTGGTCTTACAGCAGTTTTCTGTATTTGAACCACATCTATCGTCAGGGCACAGCAATGCTCATTGGCGTCAATTTAAGCTAAAACTCCTTTAAAACCTCGTTTCCAGCCGGAGGCTGGAAATGCTGCTCAAAAGCGGCTCTGCCGCCAGTAAGGGAGGCGGAGCCTCAACGACGGGCATTCCCGGAGACTGGGAACGAGGCAATCTAAAAGCTAGTTCTAGACTTGCTTTCACGTTAAGTTGACACTAATGAGCAATGCTGCACCCCTACCGCGTGGTGAAAATAGCTGTAATTAAATATCTTGGCAAGGATATGAACATGATGCCCCAGGATTATATTTACAATTCTGGGGTTTTATTTAAGCGATGGATGCGATCGCAATCAATATTGAACCTGGAGTTATAACTATTATCAGCAAAAATTCAAGTTATAGTAAATATACTTATCTTATGAAATAATTTAGTACGATTTACAATTATTATTTACTGAATATCTATCGGTCAGAATAGTTAAAAAAGTTCAACCGTTAACTATGTTAAGATTAGATATGTTGAGAAATATTTTCGGCTATGTAACTGATTATTATAGACACTTCTCCGAATCTAAATCTCTACACCCTTTGATTCTGAAGGTGTTTGATGTCAGTTGATGTTGCTAATCTATTCGATGAGAATGAGGTTGAAGATGACGAATTTTAGTTAGCCGAACTATATTGCAATACCCAGTGTGACACTGAAATCTCTAACTATCAAAAAAATGTGCTAAGAAGAACGGACAAGTCTAGTGTGTCACAAAAAAAGACAATATACGGATATTATTTGAGCTTATGTTAACGGATATAATTACCCGTCCTGAGTCCCTAACAGAAGATTGCTTTTTTACTTACGCCCTTGGGACTGATTTGCATGATACGAATTCGACAGCCAAATATTTACGCCGAATTAGAAAAGAAGATAAACCATATATCGACATAGCAGTTTCTCCTAGACCTGGCTATCGGTTTGAGGTTTGCCTTATCCCTGTTGAAGGGTTCGCTCAAGAAACAATTTTGACAAAAGACGGATTTGCCAAAGCGTTAGCGATTATTTGTGCTGTCTCTAACAAAGCTAGAAAGCGATTCCCTTCAGGAAATGGACAAGATATAGTCCGATGTCAATTTAGTAACTTAGCTGATGCAGTAGCCGTAGCAAACAGATTGTCTGCATTACCCTCTGATATGTATGAAACTATCGCCAAGCTACCAAATGCTTTGTGAAATCGTGTTTGCATAAATGGGATTGGGTACTGAGTACTGGGGACTTTTTATTGGGTATCAAATTAAAAAATTATGGTGTAGGCTTGTACCCACTACCAAATTTTAAACAACTTTTTCCCAATACCCAAGGAAAGAAGTGCCGCGACCTGTTGAATGTACAATTTTGATGTATTTGTACGGTAATCTATAATTCAAAGTGAGTTTTTTTTATGCCTACTAGTCCTTTGCGTGAAGAGCCTCGTAACCAACGAGCGCCAGTAATTCGTACAAGTAATGAATTTATTCTTTTGGAATGGCTGAAATCAACTGGTCGTCTAATTGAGCGCGAACATCAAGAATCTGAGTATCTAACTGAAGTAGAAGAAATTTCCGAAATGATAGACCTTGATGATATCCCTTACGATCATGATGATGATGATGGTGATATGGATTTAGAAGCGTAATTCGTAATTCGTAATTTCTATACTGCAAGTATTTCATTGATTTGGAATGGGTGCTTTATTTACGCCGAAAGGCTAAAATTCCCGACTTTTTAGAGAAGTCGGGAATTTTAGTAATTTGTTACACATTTAACTTGCATCATTAGGGCAGGCAAGATGCCCACTCCACAAGAGTTATATAAATTTTAGATATGTGAACTAGATGTGGTTTCAATACTTTTCGGTTAAGTATTTTTAACTCGGAATCGGGTTTGGGGTAAAGGGTACTGGGTTTGGGTTAAAGGTTTTTTCTTTCCCTTTTCCCTTTCCCCTTTTCCCCTTAACCGAGAAGTATTTGGATGTGGTTTAGCTTATTAAAATGCGAGTGTGTTTAATTCTTGGACTTGAGTAATAGATAAAATAATTGTCCATTGCTGACTGTCAAACCAGCGCGATCGCCTGCTATTTTTCCAGTACCTAAAAAATAATCTACTCTACCTGCACCTTTAATTGCACCTCCAGTATCTTGGTCAAGAACATAACGACTAATTATGCGCTCCTCCATTTTTCCGGTAGGATTAACGAAGGGAATGGAAGCACGAATCAATGCTAAAGCACCGGGAGGCATGAGAGATTTATCTGTAGCTATAGAACGCTCTGCTGTTAATGGTACGTTGATCGAACCTTGGGCTGGTTCACCGTGATTTTCTTGAAAAAAAACAAAGCTGCGATCGCGCGGTATATAAATATTTAATTCTTGGGGATGCTTTTGAAAATAGTCGAGAATAATTGGCAGAGTTATACCTTCTAGTGGTAATTTGCCATCATTCACTAATTCTCGCCCAATACTTTTGTAGCTATAAGCGGTGTTACCCGCATAACCGATTGTTGTTTGAGTACCATCGGGAAGCTGAAGTCTCGCCGAACCTTCAATTTGAGCTAGATATGGTTCAAGGCGATCGCGAAACCAAAACAACTCTAATCCTCGCAACTTACCTTTTGCACTTTGCAAACCATCTAATCCTTCCAATTCCTCGCGTGTCGGATGAGGTTTCGGCCAGGAGTTGAAATCAGGAGGTAAGCGATAAACAGGATAGCGATATTCTGTTGTGGGGAAGCGACTGGCTGCGTAAAGTGGTTCATAATAGGCAGTGAATAAAACGGAACCTTTGTTATCTTTACCAACCGACTGGTAAAGAACAAATTCCCGCTCAATGGCTTGATGTAATTCTGTGGCAGAATTAGTTGTTAATAAGAGTTCGCGGAATCTTTGCAAGCTTTTCAAGACGCGATCGCGCGTAATCCCAGCCACCGGATAGTTTTGATAAGCAGCCACAGCATTAGCCGTTTCCAGGTATTGGAGACTACGAGCGATCGCACTTATCAGTGCTTTTTTATCTGGTATTTTTCCATAAATTACTTCATCGAAACAAGAAGCATCATCTTGACAACAAGTAATTGGTAGTCTCTGGATTAATGGTGATTTTTGCTTTTGCAAAAATGCATCTTGATTTTCAGCAGTCAAAGAAACTGGTATATCCCACTTTTTCACCTGACATTCTGGCGAAATAAGTTCTCGATGCGTCAAAGATTGCATCCGCACCAGCAAAATCGACAAAAACACAGGTAAGCTGATAGCAATAATTTTGTTAAATTTTCCTAACCAAGCAAGTGTTTTTTTCATCAACATTCAAAATTTTTAAGATTATCACCCGGACAAAAACTGAACAGCTTGTTAACTTTTCAAATGCGGATGAGTTGTACATCTGTATTAGGAAAGGTAACTTTCCACAAAAATGCGATCGCTCCCTAGAAAAAGCGATCGCTTTGCCAAAACCGATCTACCTGTAGTTGTTGAGGTCAGCAAGCTTTTGTTTTAGCTTCTGTGCCTTATCGCATTCAGAAGATCCCGGCTTAAGTTCACAAAGTTTTGACATGGCACTAAAACCAGTCATATCGCCCATTCTTTTGTTTAAAATTATCCTCTCGTTCCACGCGGCTTGGGCTTTAACAGTTACATATTCGCACTTACTTTTTTACCGATATTTAACTATACAGCCTATGTACTCTTGAGTTAATTGCTCAATCTCCTTTCCTTTTTGTTCTTCCAGTATTTGTAAATCCTCATAACTCAAATCCGAGCTAATGAGCGGTTGTTTACTAGGTGATAGCGATTACGCCCCCTGTGACGAACAGCCAGTGAGAACGCAAACAGCAATCTTTAGGTTGTTGGACTTTTGAGATTAGCGATTTTACATCGGATGAAGCCGGAGACTTTATTGGACTATA
This Nostoc sp. C052 DNA region includes the following protein-coding sequences:
- a CDS encoding murein transglycosylase A — its product is MKKTLAWLGKFNKIIAISLPVFLSILLVRMQSLTHRELISPECQVKKWDIPVSLTAENQDAFLQKQKSPLIQRLPITCCQDDASCFDEVIYGKIPDKKALISAIARSLQYLETANAVAAYQNYPVAGITRDRVLKSLQRFRELLLTTNSATELHQAIEREFVLYQSVGKDNKGSVLFTAYYEPLYAASRFPTTEYRYPVYRLPPDFNSWPKPHPTREELEGLDGLQSAKGKLRGLELFWFRDRLEPYLAQIEGSARLQLPDGTQTTIGYAGNTAYSYKSIGRELVNDGKLPLEGITLPIILDYFQKHPQELNIYIPRDRSFVFFQENHGEPAQGSINVPLTAERSIATDKSLMPPGALALIRASIPFVNPTGKMEERIISRYVLDQDTGGAIKGAGRVDYFLGTGKIAGDRAGLTVSNGQLFYLLLKSKN
- a CDS encoding DUF3134 domain-containing protein, which gives rise to MPTSPLREEPRNQRAPVIRTSNEFILLEWLKSTGRLIEREHQESEYLTEVEEISEMIDLDDIPYDHDDDDGDMDLEA